Genomic segment of Bacillota bacterium:
GCTGCTGGAGCGCCGACTGGAGCGCCTCCAGCGATCCCTGGACGTCGGCCTTGATGACCACGTTGAGATCCCGCCGCTCGCCCTCGGCCGCCATCCGGCTCAGCGACTCCAGGGTCATCCGGGCGGTGGGCCGGAGCTGCTCGGCCCGCTGCTTCTGGAGCCGCTCTCCGGCGATGCGGCGGGCGGTCTCCTCATCCGGGGTCACCATCAAAAGGTCGCCGGGCTGCGGCACGTCGGCCAACCCCAGCACCACGATGGGCGTGGAAGGCCCCGCCTGCTGGCGTGGCCGGCCCTTGTCGTCCATCAGGGCCCGCACCCTGCCGGGGACGGCGCCCACAATGACGGGATCCCCTACCTTGAGGGTGCCCTCCCGGATGAGCACTGTGGCCACCGGGCCGCGGCCCCGGTCGAGCTGCGCCTCCACGACGACGCCCGTGGCCGGGCGGTCGACCGGCGCCTTCAGCTCCTTGAGGTCGGCTACCAGCAGGATCATCTCGAGAAGCTCGTCGATGCCCTGGCGGCGAAGGGCCGAGACCGGCACCATGACGGTGTCGCCGCCCCACTCCTCGGGCACGAGTCCGTGCTCCGCGAGCTGCTGCTTCACCCTGTCGGGGTTGGCCGTCGGCTTGTCGATTTTGTTGATGGCCACCACGAGGGGGACACCGGCGGCCTTCGCATGGTTGATGGCCTCCACCGTCTGCGGCATGACGCCGTCGTCGGCAGCCACCACCAGGACGGCGATGTCGGTCACCTGCGCGCCCCGGGCGCGCATGGCAGTGAACGCCTCGTGGCCGGGTGTATCGAGAAACGTGATGAGCCGGCCCTGCGCCTCCACCTGGTAGGCGCCGATGTGCTGCGTGATGCCCCCGTACTCCTGGGCGGCCACCCGGCTTTCGCGGATCACGTCCAAAAGCGTGGTCTTGCCGTGGTCGACGTGACCCATGATGGTGACCACCGGCGGCCGCGGTTCGAGGCGCGCCGGCTTCCCGGCAGCCTGCTGCTGCAGCTCCTCGAGGAACCGCTCCTCGCTCGTCTTAGGGCGCTGCACGGTGAAGCCGAAGCGCTGTGCCACCGCCGCGGCCACGTCGAACGGGATCTCCTGCGTGATGCTCGCCATCACGTTTTGCTTGATGAGCTGCTTGATCAGTTCCGCCGCCGATACGCCGAGCCGGGACGCCAGGTCCCGCACCACGATCCGCTGCGGGAGTTCGATGGTTCCGCCCCGAGGCGGCTGAGGCGCGGGCTGGGCGGGCAGCGCCGGACGCCCCATCCCCCGAGGCGGCGCTGCGTGCGGGTGCGGCCGCCTTTTCGCTTGAGACCCCCGATCTGCAGCCGGCCGCCCTGCGTGCGCCGGTCGCCCTTCCTTGGGACGTGCCGGGGCAGGCGGCGCGGCCGCCTTCGGGGCGAACTTGCCGGCCGGCTGTCCGTGCCGCGGAGGCGCCTGCTTCGCGGGCGCCTGCGCAGCAGGCTTTTGGGCCGCGGGAGAAGGCGCGGCGGCTTTCGCCTGCTCGCCTGCCGGACGACCCGCAGGCGCGGCCGCGTGCCGTTCGAGGGCCGGCTTGCGCTGCTCGGCGGCA
This window contains:
- the infB gene encoding translation initiation factor IF-2 — its product is MGRPALPAQPAPQPPRGGTIELPQRIVVRDLASRLGVSAAELIKQLIKQNVMASITQEIPFDVAAAVAQRFGFTVQRPKTSEERFLEELQQQAAGKPARLEPRPPVVTIMGHVDHGKTTLLDVIRESRVAAQEYGGITQHIGAYQVEAQGRLITFLDTPGHEAFTAMRARGAQVTDIAVLVVAADDGVMPQTVEAINHAKAAGVPLVVAINKIDKPTANPDRVKQQLAEHGLVPEEWGGDTVMVPVSALRRQGIDELLEMILLVADLKELKAPVDRPATGVVVEAQLDRGRGPVATVLIREGTLKVGDPVIVGAVPGRVRALMDDKGRPRQQAGPSTPIVVLGLADVPQPGDLLMVTPDEETARRIAGERLQKQRAEQLRPTARMTLESLSRMAAEGERRDLNVVIKADVQGSLEALQSALQQLSGDQVQVNIIHGAVGGISEADVNLAAASNAIIIGFNVRPDANARRVAERDQVDVRTYRIIYEVIDDVKAAMQGLLKPRLEERVLGRVEVRRTFKVSGVGTVAGCYVTDGRVVRSASVRVLRDNVVVFEGKIASLKRFKDDVREVAAGYECGIGLERFNDIKEGDVLEIYEMAEVSPTAQASAAGNRAGA